From the Bacillus sp. FJAT-22090 genome, the window AATATGGAAAGATACTTGAGCTCAATGCTAGCCCTTATCGGTTAGATTTAAAAACAGAATATTTAAGGATCGCAAAAGAATTAGGTGTTCCGATTGCCATAAATACGGATGCTCATCATATAATCCAACTTAAATACATGGATCTTGGAGTACGTTATGCACAAAAAGCTTGGTTATCCAAAGATGAAATTGTGAATACATGGTCATTGGATATGTTTAAGCAATTTATAACGAAATAAATAGGAGGTGCCTTAGTGATAACTGAAAGAGCACTGAAAACATTAGAATATTATAAAATTAGAGAAGAAGTTTCGAAATACTGTACGTCTTCTATAGGAAAAAGTCATATAGAGGCGCTTGTTCCTTCTGTGGACTATGCAAAAGTAACTAAGCTTTTGGAAGAAATGGATGAAGGCTTAACTGTACTACGACTACGAGGTAATGTTCCAATGGGGGGAATCACAGATATACGTCCCCATGCTAAACGAGCGCAAATAGGTGGAATGTTAAGTCCAATGGAGCTTATGGAAACAGCAAGCACCATACGTGCAAGTAAAATTTTACGTCAATTTTTAGAAAATGTGTCGGAAACTGAAGATGTGGAGATAGCTCACCTTCTAGAAAAAAAGGAAGCCATTCCTATTCTAACTGCATTAGAACACGAAATAAATGATTGCATCGATGAAAATGGTACCGTTTTAGATAGCGCTAGTAGTACACTAAGATCTATTCGTCAGCAACTACGTATTTACGTAGGACGCGTACGTGAAAAATTAGAGAGCTATACTAGAGGTGCAAATGCATCTAAAATGTTGTCTGATTCAATTATTACGATTCGTAATGACCGCTATGTTATACCTGTGAAATCAGAATATAGAAGCCATTATGGAGGAATTATTCATGATCAATCTTCTTCGGGGCAAACGCTTTTTATTGAACCATCTGCAGTTGTTCAATTGAATAATGATATTCGGGGTTTGAAAGTAAAAGAACAAGAAGAAATTGAACGAATCTTAATCAAGCTAACAGCAGAAGTTGAAGTAGTAGGTCACGAAATTTTTCAATTAGTTAATATACTAGGCGAAATTGACGCTATTCTAGCCAAAGCAAAATATGGACAAGCGGAGAAATGTACGATGCCGCTTATTAATAATGAAGGATATATTAGGTTAGTAAAAGCACGACATCCACTTATTCCTGTAGACTCCGCTGTTACAAATACAATTGAATTTGGAAGAGATATTACGGCTATTGTTATTACAGGTCCTAATACAGGGGGGAAGACCGTTACACTAAAAACAGTAGGTTTATGTACTTTGATGGCACAAAGTGGAATACCAATCCCTGCTTTAGACGGTTCTGAAGTAGCTTTGTTTGAATCGGTATTTGCAGACATCGGGGACGAGCAATCTATTGAACAAAGTTTAAGTACATTCTCCTCACACATGGTCAATATCGTAGATATCCTAAAGAAATATGATGAAAAGTCTTTAATATTATTTGATGAGCTTGGTGCAGGTACTGATCCTCAAGAAGGAGCTGCCCTTGCAATATCTATTTTGGATGCGGTCCATGGAACAGGAGCACGCGTTATGGCGACTACTCACTATCCTGAACTAAAAGCATATGGCTATAATCGTCCTGGGGTGGCAAATGCAAGTGTGGAGTTTGATATTGAAACACTAAGTCCGACTTATAAACTGTTAATCGGAGTTCCTGGTCGCAGTAATGCATTTGAAATTTCGGAACGTTTAGGGCTTCCAACTCATATTATTTCCCAGGCTCAATCCTTTACTGGTACGGACCGTGGGGAAGTAAATTCCATGATTGCATCTCTTGAAGAAAGTAGAAGGCAAGCAGAAAAAGATGCGGAAGAAACAGAAGAACAGTTAGTAGAAGCACGTCAAGTAAAAGAAGAGTTAGAACAAAAACTATCAGAACTTGATAAGAAGAAAGAGCAATTAGAGCAAAAAGCAAAGGAAAAAGCAAAGAAAATAGTGGAAGACGCAAGACGTGAAGCGGATGAAATTATTAGTGAGTTACGAAAGATGCAAGCAAATACGCATAAGCTCGTAAAAGAACATGAATTAATTGACGCAAAAAAACGTTTGGAAGAGGCATTACCGAACAATCCGGTTCTTAAAAAACAAAAGAAATTAAACGAACAACTGAAAGAATTAAAAGCAGGTGACGAAGTAAAGGTACTTAGTTTTGGTCAAAAAGGTACATTGCTTGAAAAGCTATCCAACACTGAGTGGTCAGTACAAATAGGTATGCTGAAAATGAAGCTTGATGAAGCAGATTTGGAATATATAAAACCTGAAAAACAAAAACAAACAGTATCAGTTAATGCGGTTAGAGGAAGAGACTCACATGTGAAACTCGAGCTAGATCTTCGAGGAGAAAGATACGAAGATGCAATTATCCGTACAGAAAAATATTTAGATGACGCAATACTTGCCAACTATCCACGTGTTTCCATTATTCATGGGAAAGGCACTGGTGTATTAAGGCAAGCTATTCAACAATATTTGAAAAACCACACTCGAGTGAAAAGTTATCGATATGGAGAAGCGGGAGAAGGCGGACATGGAGTTACAGTAGTTGAATTAAAGTAAAATATTAAATTTTGAAACCTTTTATTTTGTTGAACGTAGAGTAAGAAAAGTTTAAAGGGGTTATTTAAATGATACTATTAAGTTTTTGGTCGAACCCACTTGTAGAGTCTGCTGGCTATTTTAGCGTAGTCATATTGTGCTTAGTCGTTTCCATGGTAATATTTGAAATCGTAACAAAGTATAAAAATTGGGCAGAAATCAGAAACGGGAATATAGCTGTTGCAATGGCAACAGGAGGGAAAATATTTGGTGTATGTAATATTTTCCGTTACTCAATTGAACAACATAATTCACTTTTTGAAATGATTGGATGGGGAGGGTTTGGCTTTTTCCTGCTCATCATTGCATATTGGTTATTTGAATTTTTAACACCCTCTTTTAATGTGGACAAAGAAATTGAACAGGACAACCGTTCTGTTGGTTTTATTTCTCTCATAATTTCCGTAGGTTTGTCATTTGTTATTGGTGCAAGTATTTCTTAGGAGAGATTAAAATGGAAAAATTATCGAAAGTGTTAATAGCAGTAGGCATATGTTTTGTTATAGTCGGAATAGTATATGTAGTAATCAATTAAGAATGAGCAGCCAACTCATTCATTTTTTTACAAGGAATTGAATTGTCATTCATTTTTCATTATAATCAAAAATAGGAATATTCACGCTATTATAAAACAAAGGGGGTTTTTATAATGACAGAAAGAAGATGGTTATCAAATTATCCACCTGAAATACCGCATACGCTTGATTATGAAGCTATTCCAGTTCAAGAATATCTAACTAGATCGTATAAAAAGTTCCCATCAAATGTTGCTATTCATTTCATGGGAAAGGATATTACGTACAAAGAACTCTATGAATCTTCTTTAAAGTTCGCGAATTATCTGCAAACTTTAGGAATTCAAAAAGGTGATCGAGTAGCTATTATGTTGCCAAACTGTCCACAAGGGGTTATTGGATACTATGGCGCACTTTATGCAGGGGCAATTGTTGTTCAGACAAACCCATTGTATACTGAAAGAGAAATATCCTACCAAATGAAAGATTCGGGTGCAAAAGTTATATTAGCAATGGACATTTTATTCCCTCGAATCTCAAAAATTTTAAAAGAGACAGAGCTTGAAAATATTATTATTACAGGTATTAA encodes:
- a CDS encoding endonuclease MutS2: MITERALKTLEYYKIREEVSKYCTSSIGKSHIEALVPSVDYAKVTKLLEEMDEGLTVLRLRGNVPMGGITDIRPHAKRAQIGGMLSPMELMETASTIRASKILRQFLENVSETEDVEIAHLLEKKEAIPILTALEHEINDCIDENGTVLDSASSTLRSIRQQLRIYVGRVREKLESYTRGANASKMLSDSIITIRNDRYVIPVKSEYRSHYGGIIHDQSSSGQTLFIEPSAVVQLNNDIRGLKVKEQEEIERILIKLTAEVEVVGHEIFQLVNILGEIDAILAKAKYGQAEKCTMPLINNEGYIRLVKARHPLIPVDSAVTNTIEFGRDITAIVITGPNTGGKTVTLKTVGLCTLMAQSGIPIPALDGSEVALFESVFADIGDEQSIEQSLSTFSSHMVNIVDILKKYDEKSLILFDELGAGTDPQEGAALAISILDAVHGTGARVMATTHYPELKAYGYNRPGVANASVEFDIETLSPTYKLLIGVPGRSNAFEISERLGLPTHIISQAQSFTGTDRGEVNSMIASLEESRRQAEKDAEETEEQLVEARQVKEELEQKLSELDKKKEQLEQKAKEKAKKIVEDARREADEIISELRKMQANTHKLVKEHELIDAKKRLEEALPNNPVLKKQKKLNEQLKELKAGDEVKVLSFGQKGTLLEKLSNTEWSVQIGMLKMKLDEADLEYIKPEKQKQTVSVNAVRGRDSHVKLELDLRGERYEDAIIRTEKYLDDAILANYPRVSIIHGKGTGVLRQAIQQYLKNHTRVKSYRYGEAGEGGHGVTVVELK
- a CDS encoding DUF350 domain-containing protein, with the translated sequence MILLSFWSNPLVESAGYFSVVILCLVVSMVIFEIVTKYKNWAEIRNGNIAVAMATGGKIFGVCNIFRYSIEQHNSLFEMIGWGGFGFFLLIIAYWLFEFLTPSFNVDKEIEQDNRSVGFISLIISVGLSFVIGASIS